TCAATCGCGTGGGCGGATATGATCCCGAGTTGTTGCTCGGCTGCCCGCGCCATGCGGCTGGTCCGATCCCGCCGCGAGCCGGCAATGTGGCGATGGATTCGGGCAAGCTCGCCGCCGCACTCGGCTACGAGCCGCTCGATCCGTGGCCGCTCGACGATCGTTGGGTGCCGACTGATCCCGATTGGCATCGTCGCCGCACCGCCGGCGAACCGGGCTCGCCAGCGCTCTTGGCCGAAATGCTCTACCGCAACCCGCGCCGGCTACACGAGCCCGAAGCGTTAGCAAGGCAGCACACGAGCCCGAAGCGTTAGCGAGGGAGCACACAAGCCCGAAGCGTTAGCGAGGGAGCACACTAGCCCGAAGCGTTAGCGAGGGAGCGCTGCGAAGGAACATTGCCTTCGCCTCGATCTTGATCTGTAATGAGATTGCATGTCGAGCCCAGCGTGGATGGATGATCTTGCAGCACTTCGTCCCTCGCTGACGCTTCGGGCTAGTGTCGCCAGACTATCCTGATGGCGATATGTCCGACAAAGCCATCATGCGGCGGCCAACGAATGGAGGACCGGTCATGTATCGCAAAATCCTCGTTACGCTCGACACGTCGCCCAGCGACCAGGCGATTCTCGACCACATTCGGCCGTTGGCCCGATTGATGGGAAGCCGCATCGTGTTACTGCACGTGGCCGACGGCTGGGCCGCTCGGCTTTACGGCCGCGACGCCGTCTCGCGCGAAATCACCGAAGATCGCGCGTATCTGGCCCGGATTGAAGCGCAGCTCGCGGAAGAAGGTTTTGCGGTCGAATCGGATATGGCGTTCGGCGAGCCGGCCACGCAGATCGTCGGCTGGGTCGAGCAGAAAGGCTGCGACCTGATCGCGATGAGCACCCATGGCCATCGCCTGTTGGGCGACCTGTTGCTCGGCACCACGGCCAGCCGAGTGCAACACATGGTCTACGTCCCCGTGCTCATGCTGCGAGCAAAGAAGCAGTGAGCCACGTTTGCGGCGGCGCATGTCAGCGGAGAAACGCGTCGAACGGATGCATCACCGGCGGCTAGCGCCTTGCCGCTAACACGCGCGTGT
This genomic window from Pirellulales bacterium contains:
- a CDS encoding universal stress protein produces the protein MYRKILVTLDTSPSDQAILDHIRPLARLMGSRIVLLHVADGWAARLYGRDAVSREITEDRAYLARIEAQLAEEGFAVESDMAFGEPATQIVGWVEQKGCDLIAMSTHGHRLLGDLLLGTTASRVQHMVYVPVLMLRAKKQ